In the genome of Massilia sp. W12, the window GTGCCAGCACATACCTGCAAGATGGCCGCAAATCAGGGCCAATGTCAGCAAAGTTTTAGAAAATAGGCTCTAGTTGCGTTGCAGCAATTCATTTCCACGGCAAACCCTCTGCATGCTTTGCCTGTTACATATAAAACAGGCGGGAAAATCCTTGCCACGCGGCAAAAGAACACCGCCGCACTCAGGGACGACCACGCCCATTCAGCGCATGCCCGGCTCAAGGTGCACAAAAACAGGGCAAAATGACGCGCCTCTTTCTTTGCGGAAAAGAATTGTGGATAAGTACGCCGCCGGAGAAAGGGACAGGATGTTGACAAACTGTATGCGCCAGCGCGGCGCGGCGGCGCCTGCGGCGGGGACAGCCCGGCATGCGCCATCACAAGCCCAAGCGGCGCCGGGGTTTCGGGCGTGAGCTGTGACATATCTTTTGCATGCCCTGCGCGCAAGTCGGGACACGGCTGTTTGCATACGCTGTCAATCGTGTGTGCGGCCGCCTGACGGAAAGCATCTGCGCCGGCGCGCTGACTTGCCCGCATATCTATCCACACTGGCGCGTATTCAGCATGAGCGATTCATGATGCGGAACGGCGGCAGGCACTGGCTCATGTTGCTGTGCGCCGCCGGTCCGGGGCTGGCTTATGGCTGCGCTCAAGCCCGCCTGCGCCTTTGAGTTGCATGCTGCGGGATAGTGACGCACGCAGCAATTGAGCGGAAATAAAGAGGTTGCACACTGCTTATACAGCGATTTCCCGGATTTATGCACAAGCTTACCCACAGCAGCCGGGAGTGCGCAGGCTGTCGCACTTGTGTTTGCCACGCCGGCGGCGGGCGAATATATATCGCGCCGGCCAGCTCTGGGCTTTGCTGTGACGTCATATGGCGGCGGGGGTTTTGCTTATCCTCAGCTTATCCAGCGCGTTGCCAACAGGCTTACCCACAAAGAGCGCGCAGATTTACCCACAGCTTTATACACAACCTTCAATGCGCCTCATCCCCTGCCACCAAGGGCAGATCCAGCACAAAACAGGCGCCCTGCCCGGCTTGGCTGTGCACCCGGATCTGCCCGTTCAACAATGAAGAAACGATGTTGTAGCAAACCGATAAGCCCAGGCCGATGCCGCCTTGCGCCAGCTTGGTGGTGAAGAAAGGGTCGAAGATATGCTTCTGATCTTGCGCGCTGATGCCGCAACCATCATCAGCGAACATGATCTCCACCCGCCCCGCCTGCAGGCGGCGTGCGCTCAGACGCAAATGACCGCCGCTGCGTCCCTCATACGCGTGCAACAGGGCGTTTTCCACCAGATGCGCCAGCACCTGGCCATATGGGCCGGGATAACTTTCCAAAATCAAATCAGGCGGGATGTCGATTTCGATCTCATGCCCATGCGCGCGGATCGCATTGCTCAGGGTGGCCAACACATCCAAACTTGTTTCGCGCAAATCAAACATGCGCCGCTCGCTGCTGGTGCGATCGACTGCGACTTGTTTGAAGCTGTTCACCAGATGGGCGGCGTTTCGCAAATTCCGCATCAAGACTTGCGCCGCTTCCTGCGCATCCTGCAGATCTGCATGCAATTGCTGGGCGCGCAAGGCGCCGCTGCTCATTTGCTGCAAAAGGTTTTCCACATTTTCCTGCATCGCACTGGCCATCATCAGACTGTTGCCAAGCGGGGTGTTCAATTCATGCGCCACACCGGCCACCAAGCCGCCCAGCGCCGCCAGCTTTTCCTGCGCCACCAGGCGGTCTTGCGCTTCGCGCAAGCGGCGGTAGGCGTTGCCGTTTTCGAGCGCAATCGCGCCATAGGCGCACAGATTGCGGAACAGGGTGCGCTCCCGTTCGCCATACGCGTGCGGGTGGTCGGATTGGATCGACATCACACCCAACAGACGCTGATCCACCACCAGCGGCGCAAACAGCAGGGTCAGCATATTGCGCGTGCCGGGAATCGGGCTGGGGTTAAGCTGGCCGGCTTCCAGCTCCAACAGAATTTCGCGCCGCTCACGGGCGCAACGGGCCGCGTTTGAGGAGGTGGAATTGAGTGCGATGCTGGTCGCCGGCAGGGCGCGCTCGTCTTCGCGCCCAAACACATATTCCAGGCAATCATTGTTCAAGTCGGCGCGGTAGAGTGAAAACGTGGGCGCATCCAGCAATTGCCGCACATGCCGGTGCAAGGCGGTAAACACCGCGTCCAATTCCAGATTGGCGGTGATTTCACGCCCGATTTCACCCAGTTCGCGCAAGGTGTTGGCGGAATTGGCCAAATCTTGATTCGCGCGCTGCAAATCGCGGTTGGCTTGCAGCAAGGCTTGCTGCTGTTGCTGCAATTCGCTGGTGCGCTGCGCCACCTGAACAGCCAGCCCACGCCTTTGCTGGCGCAGCAGTGTGGTGCGCACTTGCACCAAGAGCAGCACGGCGATGGCCCCGGCCGCCACCAGCAGACTGCGGAACCACAGACTTTCAAACCAGTCCGGCTGCACGCTCAGATGCAGTTCGAGGCCGCTTTCATTCCACACTCCGTTGCGATTCGAGCCGCGCAGGCGCAATTTATATTCGCCCGGCGGCAAATTGGTGTAGGAAGCCAGGCGGCGCGCCGGCTCGGTTTCCAGCCATTCACTGTCAAAGCCTTCGAGCTGGTAGGCGTAGCGGTTTTTTTCCGGCGCGGAATAATCCAGCGCGGCGAATTCGACCGCAATGCTGTTATTGTGCGGCCCCAATTCCAGCCGCCCCTTGCCTTGGTTATACATGCTGGCCGGAATGCGCTTACCGCCGATACGCAAATCCGTAATCACCAATTCAGGCCGGTAATCCCATTGCCGCACCTGTTCGGGCCGGATCACGCTCAAGCCGCCGGACGCGCCAAACAGCAATTCGCCGCCTGCGCCAACTGCGCCGGAATTGCTCCAATACGCTGGAAATTGCACGCCGTCGGCGCGCTGCAAGGCTTGCACGGAAAAACTGCGGCCATGAATGCGCGCCAGGCCGCCATCAGTGCTGACCCAGATATTGCCGGCCTGATCTTGCAGGATTTGCCCGATGATGGGATTCGGCAGGCCGTGGCTTTGGTCAAAGTGGCGCATCGAGGCCTGCCCGGCGCTGTTATAACCTTGCCATAAGTGCAGGCCGCCGCCGGAAGCGCCAATCCAGATCCGCCCCTGCGCATCTTGCAGCAGGCTGGTGATGAAGCCATGCGCCAAACCATCCATACGCTTGGGTTCCGGCATGATTTTATCCACCCGGCCACGCACCGGATCGTACAGATTCAAACCATTCCAGGTGCCGATCCAAAAGCGGCGCTGGCGGTCTTGCATGAAGCATGTGATGCGCATATCGCTGAGCTGGGCGGAAAACGGGGCCAGCGCCGCCGGCTGCGCCGGGTCCAAGCCGCCTTCAGCGTCCAGCGCCACACTCCACACCCCATCGCTGCCGCCTATCCACAAACGGCCATCGGCCAGGGTCAGGGTTTTGACGGCGTCCAGGGGTTTGCGCGGCGCCAGCGGCAACGCTTGCACGCTGTTGCTGCCGATGCGATGACGATACAGGCCGCGATTGCTGCCGATGTACAGCCAGGGGCCGGCTTCGACCATGGCCAACACCAGGGTGGCCGGCAAGGTGTGCTGTGGCCGTGCGGCGTCGGGGCGCAGGCTGGCGATCACGCCGCGCTGCGGGTGCAATAAATCCACCCCATTATTTCCCAGGCCAAGCCAATAACTGCCATCTTTGCGCGGCAGCACGCTCCAGACATCGCGGTCGCCGATCTTGCCCGGCTGGCCCGGATTGCCAACCAGATTCAACATAGCGCTTTGACGCGGATCATGGCGCGATAAGCCGCTTTGGCTGGCCACCCACAATAAACCGGAATTGTCTTGATACAAGGCCAGCACATTGTCATCCGCCAGCGAGCTTGCCTGGCTGGGATCATGCCGGATCATGCGCAAGCTGTGTTCGCGCGGATGAATGGCGTAAATGCCCTGGCCAAAACTGCCAAGCCAGATCTCGTCTTTATCATGGCGGCGGATGCTGTTGATATTGGCGCGCTCCAAACCGCTTTGCGGGATATGCAGCGCTTCCACTTTGGCGCTGGCCAGATCCAGCACAAATGCGCCATGACGTGCGCTGCCTATCCACAATTGCCCCTCATCCAGAAACAGGGCGCGGATATCAGGAATGCTGTCCGCCGGCAGGGCTTGCGCCAGCAAGCGATTTTGCTGCAACCGGAACAGACCGCGCCCGGAGCCTATCCACAAGCTGCCATCGGCGCTCTTCCACAGCGCTTGCACGCGCTTATCGCTCATGCCCGAGAGATCCGGCCCCTGAATGCGGCGCCCTTCCGCGTTCAAATGATCCAAGCCGCCATGATTGCCGACCCATAAGCCGCCCAGGCCATCATCCGCCAGGGCGTACACGCTGGGATTGCCGAGCTGCTCCGGGCCGATGCGCACAAATTGATCTTGCGCCGCATCGTAACGCGCCAAACCGCCAGCCGTGCCGACCCATAACCTGCCGCGCGCATCCAGATGCAAGACTTGCACCAAGTCGTCCGGCAAGGAATGTGGAATGCGCGGATCCGCCTGATACACGCGGAAATGATAACCATCCCAGCGCGCCAGCCCGCCTTGCGTGCCAATCCAGAGAAAGCCCTCCTGATCTTGCGCGATTGCCGTGGCGACCCCGTGCGGCATGCCGTTTTCATGATCGAGTGTGATGAATTGGGTTTGCGCCAGTTTTTCCCAGCCCTGGGCGGGCGGGTGATGGGTATGGCTGTGAACTGTATTGCAGAAAAAAAGAAGTGCTGTGGATAAGAATCCACAGATAAGAAAAAGCTGCGAGCCGCGCCCTGTGAAACATTGCAGCAGGGCGTTCCATCGCAGCATCATGATGTCAGCGGCGCCAGTATGCGCCGCAAAGGGCGTCAGGCGTTTTCATCGCGCGGATCGCGCGCCAGCAGACGCGCCACCATTTCCCGTGCATTATCGCCATCAAACAGAACGCCGGCCACAGCATTGGTGATCGGCATATCGATTTGCATACGCGCCGCCAGTGCGCGCACCGAGCGGGCGCAGGGCACGCCTTCCGCCACATGGCCAAGTTCATCAACGATTTGCTGCAGCGGTTTGCCGGCCGCCAAGCCCAGGCCAACCTTGCGGTTGCGCGATAAATCGCCGGTGCATGTCAAAATCAAATCGCCGACCCCGGTCAAGCCCATGAACGTCTCGGCATGCCCGCCGAGCGCCACGCCAAGCCGGCTGATTTCGGCCAAACCGCGCGTGATCAGGGCGGCGCGCGCATTCATGCCCAAACCCAATCCATCCGCGATGCCGGTGGCGATAGCCATGATGTTTTTCACCGCGCCGCCGACTTCCACCCCGGTCACATCATCCGAGGTATAGACCCGCACCGAACCGCCGTGAGCGATGCGCACCACTTTTTCGCGCAGCGCCGGATCATGCGAGGCG includes:
- a CDS encoding NAD(P)H-dependent glycerol-3-phosphate dehydrogenase, with protein sequence MGQTGLKVTGVPVAVLGAGAWGTAVAIALAQRHPVKLWGRNSEAMQRAQSARENHDYLPGLPFPELLEAVHDFDAAVEYGKHGLLIAACPVAGLRPLAQKLQNYQPGHLVWLCKGFEGGASMLPHQIVAEELGRDFIGGALYGPSFAQEFARGLPCALTIASHDPALREKVVRIAHGGSVRVYTSDDVTGVEVGGAVKNIMAIATGIADGLGLGMNARAALITRGLAEISRLGVALGGHAETFMGLTGVGDLILTCTGDLSRNRKVGLGLAAGKPLQQIVDELGHVAEGVPCARSVRALAARMQIDMPITNAVAGVLFDGDNAREMVARLLARDPRDENA
- a CDS encoding two-component regulator propeller domain-containing protein — protein: MPHGVATAIAQDQEGFLWIGTQGGLARWDGYHFRVYQADPRIPHSLPDDLVQVLHLDARGRLWVGTAGGLARYDAAQDQFVRIGPEQLGNPSVYALADDGLGGLWVGNHGGLDHLNAEGRRIQGPDLSGMSDKRVQALWKSADGSLWIGSGRGLFRLQQNRLLAQALPADSIPDIRALFLDEGQLWIGSARHGAFVLDLASAKVEALHIPQSGLERANINSIRRHDKDEIWLGSFGQGIYAIHPREHSLRMIRHDPSQASSLADDNVLALYQDNSGLLWVASQSGLSRHDPRQSAMLNLVGNPGQPGKIGDRDVWSVLPRKDGSYWLGLGNNGVDLLHPQRGVIASLRPDAARPQHTLPATLVLAMVEAGPWLYIGSNRGLYRHRIGSNSVQALPLAPRKPLDAVKTLTLADGRLWIGGSDGVWSVALDAEGGLDPAQPAALAPFSAQLSDMRITCFMQDRQRRFWIGTWNGLNLYDPVRGRVDKIMPEPKRMDGLAHGFITSLLQDAQGRIWIGASGGGLHLWQGYNSAGQASMRHFDQSHGLPNPIIGQILQDQAGNIWVSTDGGLARIHGRSFSVQALQRADGVQFPAYWSNSGAVGAGGELLFGASGGLSVIRPEQVRQWDYRPELVITDLRIGGKRIPASMYNQGKGRLELGPHNNSIAVEFAALDYSAPEKNRYAYQLEGFDSEWLETEPARRLASYTNLPPGEYKLRLRGSNRNGVWNESGLELHLSVQPDWFESLWFRSLLVAAGAIAVLLLVQVRTTLLRQQRRGLAVQVAQRTSELQQQQQALLQANRDLQRANQDLANSANTLRELGEIGREITANLELDAVFTALHRHVRQLLDAPTFSLYRADLNNDCLEYVFGREDERALPATSIALNSTSSNAARCARERREILLELEAGQLNPSPIPGTRNMLTLLFAPLVVDQRLLGVMSIQSDHPHAYGERERTLFRNLCAYGAIALENGNAYRRLREAQDRLVAQEKLAALGGLVAGVAHELNTPLGNSLMMASAMQENVENLLQQMSSGALRAQQLHADLQDAQEAAQVLMRNLRNAAHLVNSFKQVAVDRTSSERRMFDLRETSLDVLATLSNAIRAHGHEIEIDIPPDLILESYPGPYGQVLAHLVENALLHAYEGRSGGHLRLSARRLQAGRVEIMFADDGCGISAQDQKHIFDPFFTTKLAQGGIGLGLSVCYNIVSSLLNGQIRVHSQAGQGACFVLDLPLVAGDEAH